The genomic stretch ATTTGCCCGCATGAGAATTTTTGCGAAGGGCACTGTATTCTGGGCAAGAAAGGCTCGCCCGTGCATGTCAGCGCCATCGAGAATTATATTTCACGGTACTACCTTGCACAGTTCCAGCCGTTGCGCCCGGAGAACGAGAATAACGACAAGCGCGTCGCCATTGTCGGCTCCGGCCCTGCCGGGTTGACCGTTGCTTTCATCCTGGCTGCAAAGGGGTTCGATGTGACCCTGTTTGAATCCAAGGAGCGCATCGGTGGCGTGCTGCAATACGGTATTCCGGATTTCCGTCTTCCCAAGGATATTCTCGAACAGCTCAAACAGAAGCTTTTGGGGCTGGGCGTCAAGATTCGTCCCAATATGCTCATTGGTCCCGTGGTCAGTATCGATGATCTGTTCCGCGACGATTACAAGGCCATTTTCATCGGCACGGGTGTCTGGAACCCGCGGCCTCTGCGCCTCAAAGGGGAGACACTGGGCCATGTGCATTACGCCATCCACTATCTCAAGAACCCGGACGTGTATGCCCTGGGCAAGAAAGTGGCGGTAATCGGTGCCGGAAACGTGGCCATGGACGTGGCCCGTACGGCCCTTCGCAAGGGCGCGGAAGAAGTGACCGTCCTGTATCGTCGCGGGGAAGGGGATATCTCGGCCACCAAGTACGAGTACGACTACGCCAAGCTTGATGGCGTGCAGTTCAATTTCTACAAGTCGCCTGTGGAGATCACTGATGGCGGCGTGATCTGTGCTGATACCGAGGTGGTGGAGACCGAGGACGGTTCGCGTTTGCAGGCTGTTGAAGGGAGTGAGAAGTTGTTCGAGGCCGATTCCGTGTTCATTGCGGTGAGCCAGGCCCCCCGCAGCAATCTGTCTGGTTTGGAGGTTGGAAAGACAGGGCTTGTCATAACCGACGAGGACGGGCGTACCACCCGGGATGGCGTGTTTGCATCGGGCGATGTGGTCACCGGAGCCAAAACCGTGGCCGAGGCCGTGAACCAATCCAAGCGTTCGGCCCAAACCATCATCGACTATATTGAGAGTCTGGAAGAGCAGGGCGCATAGCCTGTTGGTTTCCAGTGGACGCCGGGTGCGGCTTTCCCTTATGGTCGCGACCATGAAATTTCGAAATTCGTGTTCCCCCTTGTATGCCAAGGGACGGATCGCTGTTGTCATCTGTGTGCTTGTGGTGATGCTGGCGACTCTCTCGGGCTGTGGCGTAAAACGATACGGCTTGCCTGTCGATGCCGAGGGTGAGGTCAAGGTAATGGATTTTGAAGCGATCCGTTACTATGGCGATACGGCCCCGGAGAATCTCAAGGATTCCCTGGAGCGCTGGTATGAACGGTACAGCAAGGCAACACATGGCAAGAAAATTACCATGCTCAGCCTTTCCGGTGGTGGGGCCAATGGTGCCTTCGGCGCAGGATTCCTCGTAGGATGGACTTCCACCATGACGCGGCCGCAGTTCGATATGGTCACCGGCGTGTCCACCGGCGCACTCTTTGCCCCTTTTGCATTCCTTGGTCCGGGGTACGATGCAGTCATCAAGCTGCTTTACACCAGCTATTCCACCGACATGCTCGTCGAGCGACGTTCCATCGGCTACGCATTGTCCGGTGACTCCATCTACAGCACGCGCCTCATGCGACAGGTCATGGAGACATTCTACAGCGACAAGCTTATCGATGCCATTGCCGAAGAGCATCGCAAAGGGCGCATGCTCATCATCGGCACCACCAATCTGGACGAGATGCGCCCCGTGTACTGGGATATCGGTGCCATCGCCGAGTATGGAACTCCAGAGGCATACCAATTGGTACGCGATGTCATTCTGGCATCAGCAGCCATTCCGGTGGCTTTCCCCCCGGTCTACATCAAGGTCCGCAACAATGGCTATGAATACGATGAAATGCATGTGGATGGCGGTGTGACCAATCAGGTTTTTTCGTATCCTCCGAGCATACGGCTTCGTGATGAATTGAAAAAAATGGGTGAAGAGCGTGACGTTGAACTCTATGTCATCCGCAATGACGCCTTGCGCTCCAAGCGAACCATCGTGGCGCCGCGTATTGCTGACATTGCTTCACGATCACTAATGGGATTGATTCGCAATCAGGGCATCGGCGATCTGTACCGGATATATTACACGGCCAAACGGGACGATGTTTCCTTTCATCTGGCGGTCATTCCACCCGAGGTGGACCAGAAATCCGACGAGATGTTCAGCCCGGAATATATGAAGAAGCTGTTTGAAATAGGCCGCTCCAAAGCCATGGGTGAAAAACCGTGGCTCAAAGACCTCCCTCATGACCTGATGCGTGGCGCTTTCTAGCTGAATAGGGACGAGAGTTGTTGAATCCTCTGCGTCTACGATTCCCCAATAGATTTCCTTTTGCCTGACTGTCGAGCCAACTCGTTCCGCTGTCTGCGTAGCTGTTTCAAGTGAAACCCTGTTCGTTCGGCGCCATGATCCGTCGGGCTTCAATATCCCTGAATATACTTTGCTGGCTGACTGCTGAATCCAGATAGATCATCTCGCTGGATTCGCCGTATTACATTGTCATTTTTTGTGTTGAACAAACGTTTGACATAGAACATGTGTAAGCGTAGTAACTGTTCTCTGAATTGTGGAGTGATGTTGCAAAATATTGAGTGAAAGGAAGTTTTTTACATGAGTGATGCGCCGAAATCATTGAATAAAAAGGCTCAAGGGGAAGAGACTCGGGCCACGCTGATTGCAGTGGGTGCCAAGTTGTTCGCCCTGCACGGATTTCATGGTGTGTCCATGCGGAAACTGGCTTCGGAGTCAGAGGTCAATCTGGCGACTGTGGGCTACCACTTTGGCGGCAAGGCGGGATTGTATGAGGCGATCCTGCGTGAAATATTCGATGTCCGCGACAACTTGTTCCCTTCCGCTCAAGAGACCAGAGAGCAGGTTGCCAAGGCCGGCACTGACCCCAAGCGACTGGGGGATGTTGTCTCCTGGTATGTACACCGGATGGTGAACGGGCTGCTTGATTGTGAAGAGAACTTTTGGCCCGCATTCCTCATTTCTCGTGAGTTCGCCCAGCCCACAGCTCAGTTCAAGGCTCTGGAGCAGGAGTTTTTCGATCCTGTCTTCGAGTCCCTGATGACTCTTGTCTGTGCCGTGCTGCCCAAGGATACGGATAGGGAAGAGCAGATCATTGCAGCGCACTGCATGATCGGCATGGTCGTCAAATTTCTTGAAGGTGCCGAACTTATCAATCGCCGTCTTGAGTGGGAAAGCTACAAGGGACGTGGAACCGAAAAAATAGCCGAGGTCCTCGGCAAACGCATGCGAGGCTTTTTTGGCCTCCCCATGGAGAATATATAATGAACCGTTTTATTCCTTTTGCCCTCTTGCTGTGCCTTGTTTCCTTGCAGGCATGCAACCAGTCGCCGGAAGAGGTCAAGACACCGGTTCGTCCGGTCAAGACCATGGTGGTGAAGAGCAACGACGAAGGGCGTCGCTGGACGTTTTCGGGTACGGCGGAAGATGCGCTCGAAACCGACCTTTCCTTCCGCGTCAATGGCAAGATCGTTCATTTTCCGGGTGATCAGATCGGTCGCAAATTTGCTGAGGGAGACATCATCGCGCGGCTCGATCCCGCTGATTACGAGCTGGAGGTCCGGCAGGCCAAGGCCAACCTTGAGCAGGTCAGGGCCAAATTTGTTCGCGCCGAGGCTGATTTGAAGCGTAATCGTCAGCTGTATGAACGCAATGTCATTTCCCTTGGCGAGCTGGATCAGATTGAAGCGGAATTCAAGTCCTATGACGCCCAGCTCAAGGCCTCTGCCAAGCAACTGGAAATTGCGCAGAAACATTTGCTCTATACCGTTCTCCATGCGCCTTTCAACGGCTGGATCGGCAAGGTGGAAACCAAGATTCACCAGAACGTGAACGCCGGGCAACCCGTGGTTTCGTTCAATGCTGGTCGCCAGATGAAGATGTATGTTGCCGTGCCTGACGTGCTCATTACGCAGGTCCAGGAAGGGGATGAAGTGGAAGTGGTCTTTGACGCCATCCCCGGCAAAACCATGACCGGCAAGGTGATGGAAGTGAGCGTGGATTCCGCATCCGGTTCCGCTTATCCCGTGAAAGTGTATCTCGACAATAAAGAAAAGCTGATCCGCAGCGGCATGTCAGGGCATGTCAACTTCCTGCATCAGGGATCGGGAAAAGACCGCTTGTTCGTTCCGCCCGTAGCCGTGGTCGGCAAGCCGGACGGTTCTCGCATCGTGTGGGTCGTCGATCCTGAGACTTCCACCGTTAAGCCCCGCACGGTCACTGTGGGTGAATTGTCCGCCCTTGGCCTTGAAGTGCTTGGCGGTGTTTCCTCCGGCGATATCGTCGTGACCCGTGGCGTGCAC from Pseudodesulfovibrio profundus encodes the following:
- a CDS encoding efflux RND transporter periplasmic adaptor subunit: MNRFIPFALLLCLVSLQACNQSPEEVKTPVRPVKTMVVKSNDEGRRWTFSGTAEDALETDLSFRVNGKIVHFPGDQIGRKFAEGDIIARLDPADYELEVRQAKANLEQVRAKFVRAEADLKRNRQLYERNVISLGELDQIEAEFKSYDAQLKASAKQLEIAQKHLLYTVLHAPFNGWIGKVETKIHQNVNAGQPVVSFNAGRQMKMYVAVPDVLITQVQEGDEVEVVFDAIPGKTMTGKVMEVSVDSASGSAYPVKVYLDNKEKLIRSGMSGHVNFLHQGSGKDRLFVPPVAVVGKPDGSRIVWVVDPETSTVKPRTVTVGELSALGLEVLGGVSSGDIVVTRGVHSLKEGLKVRFSKNGLEG
- a CDS encoding patatin-like phospholipase family protein; the encoded protein is MKFRNSCSPLYAKGRIAVVICVLVVMLATLSGCGVKRYGLPVDAEGEVKVMDFEAIRYYGDTAPENLKDSLERWYERYSKATHGKKITMLSLSGGGANGAFGAGFLVGWTSTMTRPQFDMVTGVSTGALFAPFAFLGPGYDAVIKLLYTSYSTDMLVERRSIGYALSGDSIYSTRLMRQVMETFYSDKLIDAIAEEHRKGRMLIIGTTNLDEMRPVYWDIGAIAEYGTPEAYQLVRDVILASAAIPVAFPPVYIKVRNNGYEYDEMHVDGGVTNQVFSYPPSIRLRDELKKMGEERDVELYVIRNDALRSKRTIVAPRIADIASRSLMGLIRNQGIGDLYRIYYTAKRDDVSFHLAVIPPEVDQKSDEMFSPEYMKKLFEIGRSKAMGEKPWLKDLPHDLMRGAF
- a CDS encoding NAD(P)-dependent oxidoreductase, producing the protein MGKHILEEASRCLKCKKPLCSKGCPVSTPINQMVEALQDGDMHKAGAMLFQNNPLTAICSLICPHENFCEGHCILGKKGSPVHVSAIENYISRYYLAQFQPLRPENENNDKRVAIVGSGPAGLTVAFILAAKGFDVTLFESKERIGGVLQYGIPDFRLPKDILEQLKQKLLGLGVKIRPNMLIGPVVSIDDLFRDDYKAIFIGTGVWNPRPLRLKGETLGHVHYAIHYLKNPDVYALGKKVAVIGAGNVAMDVARTALRKGAEEVTVLYRRGEGDISATKYEYDYAKLDGVQFNFYKSPVEITDGGVICADTEVVETEDGSRLQAVEGSEKLFEADSVFIAVSQAPRSNLSGLEVGKTGLVITDEDGRTTRDGVFASGDVVTGAKTVAEAVNQSKRSAQTIIDYIESLEEQGA
- a CDS encoding CerR family C-terminal domain-containing protein is translated as MSDAPKSLNKKAQGEETRATLIAVGAKLFALHGFHGVSMRKLASESEVNLATVGYHFGGKAGLYEAILREIFDVRDNLFPSAQETREQVAKAGTDPKRLGDVVSWYVHRMVNGLLDCEENFWPAFLISREFAQPTAQFKALEQEFFDPVFESLMTLVCAVLPKDTDREEQIIAAHCMIGMVVKFLEGAELINRRLEWESYKGRGTEKIAEVLGKRMRGFFGLPMENI